The Diabrotica virgifera virgifera chromosome 10, PGI_DIABVI_V3a genome has a window encoding:
- the LOC114333289 gene encoding polyadenylate-binding protein 1 isoform X1: protein MNPGAPNYPMASLYVGDLHSDITEAMLFEKFSTAGPVLSIRVCRDLITRRSLGYAYVNFQQPADAERALDTMNFDLIKGRPIRIMWSQRDPSLRKSGVGNVFIKNLDRSIDNKAMYDTFSAFGNILSCKVAQDENGSSKGYGFVHFETEEAANKSIEKVNGMLLNGKKVYVGRFIPRKEREKELGEKAKLFTNVYVKNFGEDLSEEELRNMFEKYGKITSYKIMSKDDGKSKGFGFVAFENPEAAETAVEALNGKELMEGKPLYVGRAQKKAERQQELKRRFEALKMERLNRYQGVNLYVKNLDDTIDDERLRKEFSPFGTITSAKVMMEEGRSKGFGFVCFSSPEEATKAVTEMNGRIVGTKPLYVALAQRKEDRKAHLTSQYMQRMANMRMHQMGQFIQPGASSGYFVPTIPTAQRFYGPAQMAQIRTSPRWPAQTPVRPGAQGGATAYTGMPNTYRAATRPPNQSTTMRSNISVPRPITGQQPQSMQGRPLAGQGGVVPSAGRTANFKYTSNMRNPPQSLGGIPGTAAPVQQAVHIQGQEPLTATMLAAAPPQEQKQMLGERLFPLIQRMYADMAGKITGMLLEIDNTELLHMLEHQESLKNKVEEAVAVLQAHQAKQAATQIKKD from the exons ACTTGATTACACGTAGATCCTTGGGTTATGCGTACGTAAATTTCCAGCAACCTGCTGATG CTGAGCGTGCGCTGGATACAATGAACTTTGACTTGATTAAAGGACGTCCCATCAGAATAATGTGGTCTCAACGAGATCCATCATTGAGAAAATCTGGTGTTGGTAATGTTTTTATTAAGAATTTGGATCGTTCCATTGACAACAAGGCTATGTATGATACTTTCTCAGCTTTCGGTAATATTCTTAGTTGTAAGGTAGCTCAAGATGAAAACGGCTCTAGTAAAGGATATGGATTTGTTCATTTTGAAACTGAAGAAGCTGCAAATAAATCCATTGAAAAGGTAAATGGTATGTTGTTGAATGGAAAAAAAGTATATGTTGGTCGCTTTATTCCACGTAAAGAAAGAGAAAAGGAACTGGGAGAAAAGGCCAAGCTTTTCACAAATGTATATGTTAAAAATTTTGGTGAAGATTTATCTGAAGAAGAGTTACGGAATATGTTTGAAAAGTATGGTAAAATTACCAGCTACAAAATAATGAGTAAAGATGATGGTAAATCTAAAGGCTTTGGCTTTGTTGCCTTTGAAAATCCAGAGGCAGCCGAAACAGCGGTGGAAGCTTTGAATG GAAAAGAATTGATGGAAGGAAAACCTTTGTATGTAGGAAGAGCCCAAAAGAAAGCTGAGCGCCAGCAAGAACTAAAACGTCGATTTGAAGCCCTTAAAATGGAAAGACTTAATCGTTATCAGGGTGTAAATCTCTATGTTAAAAACTTGGATGATACAATAGACGACGAACGTCTCCGTAAAGAATTCTCTCCGTTCGGAACCATAACTTCTGCCAAAGTAATGATGGAAGAAGGTAGAAGCAAGGGTTTTGGTTTCGTCTGCTTTTCCTCCCCGGAAGAAGCTACAAAAGCAGTAACAGAGATGAACGGCAGAATTGTCGGTACGAAGCCTTTATATGTTGCCTTAGCTCAGCGTAAAGAAGATCGCAAAGCACATTTAACATCTCAGTACATGCAGCGCATGGCCAATATGCGCATGCACCAGATGGGTCAGTTCATTCAACCAGGTGCGTCTAGCGGCTATTTCGTTCCAACCATTCCTACCGCACAGAGATTCTATGGACCAGCCCAGATGGCTCAGATTCGTACCAGTCCCAGATGGCCTGCCCAAACACCTGTAAGACCAGGTGCTCAAGGAGGAGCTACTGCCTACACTGGCATGCCAAACACTTACAGAGCGGCTACTCGTCCACCAAACCAGTCAACAACAATGCGTAGCAACATCAGTGTACCTAGACCAATTACTGGACAACAACCTCAAAGTATGCAAGGTCGTCCACTTGCTGGACAAG GTGGAGTTGTACCTTCCGCTGGCCGCACAGCAAACTTCAAATATACTTCGAACATGAGAAATCCACCTCAATCCTTGGGAGGTATACCAGGAACTGCGGCTCCTGTACAGCAAGCTGTACACATCCAGGGTCAAGAGCCACTTACAGCAACAATGTTGGCTGCTGCTCCCCCACAGGAACAAAAACAGATGTTGGGTGAAAGATTGTTTCCACTTATCCAACGCATGTATGCAGATATGGCAG gtAAAATCACTGGTATGTTGTTGGAAATTGACAATACTGAGTTGTTGCACATGTTGGAACACCAGGAGTCGCTTAAGAATAAAGTGGAAGAAGCAGTTGCTGTACTACAAGCCCATCAAGCCAAACAGGCTGCTACTCAGATTAAAAAAGATTAG
- the LOC114333289 gene encoding polyadenylate-binding protein 1 isoform X2, with amino-acid sequence MNPGAPNYPMASLYVGDLHSDITEAMLFEKFSTAGPVLSIRVCRDLITRRSLGYAYVNFQQPADAERALDTMNFDLIKGRPIRIMWSQRDPSLRKSGVGNVFIKNLDRSIDNKAMYDTFSAFGNILSCKVAQDENGSSKGYGFVHFETEEAANKSIEKVNGMLLNGKKVYVGRFIPRKEREKELGEKAKLFTNVYVKNFGEDLSEEELRNMFEKYGKITSYKIMSKDDGKSKGFGFVAFENPEAAETAVEALNGKELMEGKPLYVGRAQKKAERQQELKRRFEALKMERLNRYQGVNLYVKNLDDTIDDERLRKEFSPFGTITSAKVMMEEGRSKGFGFVCFSSPEEATKAVTEMNGRIVGTKPLYVALAQRKEDRKAHLTSQYMQRMANMRMHQMGQFIQPGASSGYFVPTIPTAQRFYGPAQMAQIRTSPRWPAQTPVRPGAQGGATAYTGMPNTYRAATRPPNQSTTMRSNISVPRPITGQQPQSGVVPSAGRTANFKYTSNMRNPPQSLGGIPGTAAPVQQAVHIQGQEPLTATMLAAAPPQEQKQMLGERLFPLIQRMYADMAGKITGMLLEIDNTELLHMLEHQESLKNKVEEAVAVLQAHQAKQAATQIKKD; translated from the exons ACTTGATTACACGTAGATCCTTGGGTTATGCGTACGTAAATTTCCAGCAACCTGCTGATG CTGAGCGTGCGCTGGATACAATGAACTTTGACTTGATTAAAGGACGTCCCATCAGAATAATGTGGTCTCAACGAGATCCATCATTGAGAAAATCTGGTGTTGGTAATGTTTTTATTAAGAATTTGGATCGTTCCATTGACAACAAGGCTATGTATGATACTTTCTCAGCTTTCGGTAATATTCTTAGTTGTAAGGTAGCTCAAGATGAAAACGGCTCTAGTAAAGGATATGGATTTGTTCATTTTGAAACTGAAGAAGCTGCAAATAAATCCATTGAAAAGGTAAATGGTATGTTGTTGAATGGAAAAAAAGTATATGTTGGTCGCTTTATTCCACGTAAAGAAAGAGAAAAGGAACTGGGAGAAAAGGCCAAGCTTTTCACAAATGTATATGTTAAAAATTTTGGTGAAGATTTATCTGAAGAAGAGTTACGGAATATGTTTGAAAAGTATGGTAAAATTACCAGCTACAAAATAATGAGTAAAGATGATGGTAAATCTAAAGGCTTTGGCTTTGTTGCCTTTGAAAATCCAGAGGCAGCCGAAACAGCGGTGGAAGCTTTGAATG GAAAAGAATTGATGGAAGGAAAACCTTTGTATGTAGGAAGAGCCCAAAAGAAAGCTGAGCGCCAGCAAGAACTAAAACGTCGATTTGAAGCCCTTAAAATGGAAAGACTTAATCGTTATCAGGGTGTAAATCTCTATGTTAAAAACTTGGATGATACAATAGACGACGAACGTCTCCGTAAAGAATTCTCTCCGTTCGGAACCATAACTTCTGCCAAAGTAATGATGGAAGAAGGTAGAAGCAAGGGTTTTGGTTTCGTCTGCTTTTCCTCCCCGGAAGAAGCTACAAAAGCAGTAACAGAGATGAACGGCAGAATTGTCGGTACGAAGCCTTTATATGTTGCCTTAGCTCAGCGTAAAGAAGATCGCAAAGCACATTTAACATCTCAGTACATGCAGCGCATGGCCAATATGCGCATGCACCAGATGGGTCAGTTCATTCAACCAGGTGCGTCTAGCGGCTATTTCGTTCCAACCATTCCTACCGCACAGAGATTCTATGGACCAGCCCAGATGGCTCAGATTCGTACCAGTCCCAGATGGCCTGCCCAAACACCTGTAAGACCAGGTGCTCAAGGAGGAGCTACTGCCTACACTGGCATGCCAAACACTTACAGAGCGGCTACTCGTCCACCAAACCAGTCAACAACAATGCGTAGCAACATCAGTGTACCTAGACCAATTACTGGACAACAACCTCAAA GTGGAGTTGTACCTTCCGCTGGCCGCACAGCAAACTTCAAATATACTTCGAACATGAGAAATCCACCTCAATCCTTGGGAGGTATACCAGGAACTGCGGCTCCTGTACAGCAAGCTGTACACATCCAGGGTCAAGAGCCACTTACAGCAACAATGTTGGCTGCTGCTCCCCCACAGGAACAAAAACAGATGTTGGGTGAAAGATTGTTTCCACTTATCCAACGCATGTATGCAGATATGGCAG gtAAAATCACTGGTATGTTGTTGGAAATTGACAATACTGAGTTGTTGCACATGTTGGAACACCAGGAGTCGCTTAAGAATAAAGTGGAAGAAGCAGTTGCTGTACTACAAGCCCATCAAGCCAAACAGGCTGCTACTCAGATTAAAAAAGATTAG